In Pirellula sp. SH-Sr6A, the DNA window GAGCCTCGCAAGTTCCTTTGGAACGCCAAGATTGATCCCTAGCTGATAGACAATTTGGGCTTGATCATACAAAGCTTGAAGTTCGTAAACCCACTGAGCAGCATCTTCGGCGGTCAATGGCTTCCCGTTGCCTTGGGCCTGTTTATTGGAAGTTGCTGTGTTGGCTCCGACCATTACCCGTTCAAGTGACGGAACATAGTTCTCATCTAGGAGCGGAATGTATCTTGCGGACATCTCGTTGTAGGATTGCGTTCTGTGTCGATGCCATTCACGGAACACAAAAATGGGTGCTTTCACTTCAATCACTACACCGCCCATTTCGAAAGGTGTTGCGTGCTTGTTGTTGTAGAGAAACGCCAACAGCTTTTCATCGCCTGGCTTTTCTTCAGTCCCCCACCCGTTGAACCCTTTGCCGGTAGACATTCGAGCTGCTTCGATGATTGATTCATCACTTCCCCAGCCCTCAACCAGCTCAACATATCCTTCATCCAGCACATGTATTCTGCCCATTTAACCTCTCCCCAATTGCGGCACACTTCGGTGCACGTTGTTAATTGATGCGTTGTTCAAGACCGCTATTCTTTTTTGACTCTTACTGAAAACTTTCCGTCAATCACCGACACGACACAGGGGACAGCGTTTCCTCTGACTCCCATGTTGCATCGCGCTGCAAAAATCCCTACATCAGTCCTGAACTCAACTCCATAACCTCCCCATATACCTTCGTATTCACCATCAGGAATGCGAAAGTTAGCTGACTTGAGCGTGATGTTATGCAACACGGCATCCATCATTCCTCCGATGCGGTGGTTGGGACCGCTGTTGATTCTTTCGACGTACGCAAGTGCATTCCAGTGCTCCAGCAACATGAAGAAACGATTCCATCGTCGAAACGCAGGATGTCGATTCCTTTGATACACGTGACTACAGAAGCCCTAATGTCACGACATGCCTCGTAAGCGTCGCGGTAGGTCTCTTCTGTTGCGTCTGAAGCATCGAAGTCCCATGCGTTTTCTGCGTATCTTTTTGCATCGACGTAGAACTTGAAGATGCGTAAGGGAACGGATCCTTGTGCAGAATTCGCCATAACCAAGTAGTTAGACGCCATCACTCCCCCTTTACTTCATCAACTTCACTAATCTGGCTTAGTTTTATGAACACATCAGAAATCGGTCCCCACCTCCTGTGGCGCTTAGCGTCTAGCATAGGGTTCCCGTCCTCCACAGAAAGATTTTGCATTCGAACAAGCTCCTCGTTTGCTAAGCGAGTAAGCCAGTAAATTTCCCTTCCGGTGAGAGTTACTTGATACTTGCTAGTGTCGTTCAATTCTGACATTCGTTTCCCCTTGCCGTTATCTAGGCCGCACTAACCAAACATTTTTGCATCCTATCGAATTGTCGTCGATTCGCCACGACTGACACGATCCAACCACTCGGTGGATTCCAACGAAGACGCCAACTCATAAATTGCTGACGTTGCTCCCCAAGATTATTTAAGCAGCTTTTTGTTACTAATTTTTTCCATCGCTTCTTCAATTTGCGAGGATTTTTAATGCTCGACAACATCTTCATGTGTACTTTCCCTCCATCACTTCCAAAATTCTGAATGTGCCGCAATGACTTGCTATTTGGCATCTATGTCCAGCAAAGCCGGAACAATATGCGGAACCCAAAGCTGATTCCAAAACGCCATGAATTGCGGATCTGGTTTTGTTACTCCGTACTCCCACGCCTCACACAAATTGCTTTCGTCAACGTATCCACGCCAGTCGATGTACCCATCTTCGAGTTGCTCGATCAACTCCCATTCATGCCGCGACTTGTCTTTTGACAGATCGCCTTGCCGCCGCATCTGTAAGACAACTTTGCGAAGTTCGCTCACTGTTCCTTCGTCGTCTCGGACATAGAACTTCCCACCAAGAAACTTGCGACCTATGTAGTCGTAGTCGCAAGTAGCTAAGAACTTGGCAAGAGATTGCTTACCGATGGAGTACCAAGCGTAAGACCAGTCGCCGTATTCACTATCCACAAAGACGCGACCTCCAGACTCTCCCTCCCTGGTAGGCATCAATCCGTCCAGTACCACCCTAGCAACACCTAGCGGGCGTCGAACTCGTACTTCCAGCACAGTTTTCTTTTCGCATTCGACGTGTACTTTTTCTTCGGTATTTGCGGACATGTTTCGAATCCCTGCGGCTGCTAAAGCCTCTGTTGTCGGTGCATCGAATTGTAAGTGGATCGGGCAGGATTCGAACCTGCTTCATTCGACGGAGCGATCAACTCCCCGCCAAACTAGGACTCCCTACGCTAATCACCAGATGCCTCCAGTTTTCACGCCGCCGATCCGTTTGGCCGTCTCTCCGACCTGTCACGCCTCCGAAACCATTTGGCATCCTCGACCTGTACCGCATTGCTTTACATCGCAATGCGGCCCCGAATCGTCGGTTGTTTCGTGCCTCCCAATAACCATTTTTCGTCATCTGCGATCGCTGCGTTCCGATCCCAGCTCCGTCAGCAACTTATCGGTCTCGTCGCTGAAAAGGGGCTCACTTGCGTGCTCACCGTTGCCCTCTCTCACATTTGGTATTTCCACTAGCGGCTGGCTACTCCGCACTTCTAAACCATCGCTACAATTTGCGTTTTGCATCGTCTTTTGATCGCGTCTGCAAAGTGCAATGCTTCTTCCATTGTGCATTCGTCGAAGACAACTCGTCCTGTGTCTTCAACAACCTGATAAATCGCAAACGAAGCCTCGCACCAATGCGACGGATGACACCTATCTTTCGTGTCCGTCTTGTACCAAGCATTTGTTTCAGCACAATAAAAACCAAAGCAGTCTTGCTCACCATTATCTTCAAATCGCAAAACAACCTTCCGGCTGCTATTCGGCGGATCGTTAGCTAATCGCATAAAAACCTCTTTTCCCTTTTCTTCCCGCATTGATCAAAACATCTGTCTTATTCGTCGTCTTCCAATCCGGTCTTTTCAAAAAGACCGACATCGACGCTCATAAGCTCCATTTCGTCGACCGGAAGATCGTCCCAATGTCGCGTTATTTCGTACCGGACAGTCACAGCCTGCATCCAGCCACGCGGGCGCAACCTTGACTCCATAATGTTGTTTTCCGAACTGTACTGGTCAATGACACCATCTACCAATCCACATAGCTCGTCCTGCGTCATTCGCTCGGCATCCTCTTCGAGCAATTGCAGGTTCACGCAAACCGGCACCTTGACCTGCACTATCGTTTTCCCGTCTTCTTCTCGCATACCAAAAGCCATCATCACCCCTCCCCTTGCGGCTAAACCATCCGCTATTCTGATTTCTTCGGTCTATTAGCTGGCGGACGCTCGCTCAGCTTCTTTCGAATCTTCCACGGAAGCCTCTCCACGCACGCCTCGCCAATCCATTCGGATAGGCTTACACCTGCCTTTTGTGCTTCCTCTTCAAAAACCCTCCACCAATCTGGTGGTTGGGTTATGTTCTTTCTCTCGTTCGTCACTACGCAACCTTCAACACTTCGTAAATCCTTGGACTTTCCTTCGACTCTTGGCTTATGACGGCCTCTACCTCGTAATTCTTCCCGATTTGGAAAGAACCAGCAACTCGCGACCGAAAAAGAACTTTGTTGTGTACAGTTGCGTTTGGCTTGATGTCGACAATTTTGACCGCAAAGCACGGTGCACCCAAATCAACTTGTCCAAGATACTCCGCTGTAACGCTGTGCACTTCAGTAATCATTTTGCCGTCTCCTGGTTGGTGTCCGTTGCGGTGATGCTGTAATTATACACACACTATCGGCAAGAGTAAAGAACTATGCGCACACTTTTTAGAAAAAGATTCCAGCACCCACAAAAGAGGGGTGCGAGTCAATTGCGGACGTGTTCGGTGCATCGTCTTGTCTGTGACAGGCTGTCAAAAATCAAGTGAGGATGAACAATCCGCTATTGCCCGTCCGCAACGTGAGCTTCAGACCGCACGCAATCGCGCAGCAACTCCGCGACTCTATCCGATGTCACAATCCCTGCTTGCCCTAAGTAGCCGATTGCTTGCTGCATCTCCGGCGAATCCAGAATGATCGGCCAATCATTTGCTACCCACTGCGTGAGCATACCGACTATCCCCTGGACGGTTTCGTCTTGCGAGCCAGCCAGTGTAAGCATCTCACTCGCTGTGATGCGAGCGACAAACGCTTTGGCTTCCATGATCCTGGGATTCCACGGCAATGCTTCCTCTAGCTCTGCAATGCGAGCTTGTGCTGTCGCGAGTTGTGCCTGCAATGCGTCCCTCTCTGCGACCGCCGCCGCTGCAAACGCTTCTGCGAACTGTGTGAAGGCAGGATCGGAAGTGTCGGATAGAGGTACGGGATCAAGCTCAATCGCTTTCTCTCCGACTGTCAGCAGGTGGCGAACATGAACGCCCGCGATGGTTCCATCTGCATTAAATCGTGCCAATAATTCGTATGGTGTTGTAGTCATTAGTTAACCAACCAATTCAGCCCGTTTGAGAATACCTTCACCCGAGAAGTTCCGCCGCCTGCAACGTTGCTTCTGTACGTAGTAACGCTGCTATCAGTAACCTGTGCTTCTCTTCCTGCGTTAGAGGAGGCGTTTGGGAG includes these proteins:
- the thyX gene encoding FAD-dependent thymidylate synthase, translated to MGRIHVLDEGYVELVEGWGSDESIIEAARMSTGKGFNGWGTEEKPGDEKLLAFLYNNKHATPFEMGGVVIEVKAPIFVFREWHRHRTQSYNEMSARYIPLLDENYVPSLERVMVGANTATSNKQAQGNGKPLTAEDAAQWVYELQALYDQAQIVYQLGINLGVPKELARLPVPVARYSRMRACANLRNWLAFLTLRQAPAAQWEIREYANAVGEIIADRFPRTWELFTKEKQVVSSK